A window of the Streptomyces sp. Ag109_O5-10 genome harbors these coding sequences:
- a CDS encoding DNA-3-methyladenine glycosylase I: protein MSETTGLIEGGAVPGPDGRLRCPWALSTPDYVSYHDDEWGRPVHGDDALYERLSLEAFQSGLSWITILRRRPGFRAAFADFRIEKVAAFGDEDRDRLLADPGIIRNRSKIDATMANAKILAEWGPGELDALIWSHAPEPGTRPAPKTIADVQAVTPESTALSKALKKRGLRFIGPTTAYALMQACGLVDDHLETCVARKSP, encoded by the coding sequence ATGAGCGAGACGACCGGCCTGATCGAAGGCGGGGCGGTTCCCGGGCCGGACGGCAGGCTGCGCTGCCCCTGGGCGCTGTCCACCCCGGACTACGTGTCGTACCACGACGACGAGTGGGGCCGCCCGGTCCACGGTGACGACGCCCTCTACGAACGCCTCAGCCTGGAGGCCTTCCAGTCCGGCCTCTCCTGGATCACCATCCTGCGCCGCCGCCCCGGCTTCCGGGCCGCCTTCGCCGACTTCCGCATCGAGAAGGTGGCCGCGTTCGGCGACGAGGACCGCGACCGCCTGCTGGCCGACCCCGGCATCATCCGCAACAGATCGAAGATCGACGCGACGATGGCCAACGCGAAGATCCTCGCCGAGTGGGGGCCGGGCGAGCTGGACGCCCTGATCTGGTCGCACGCCCCGGAGCCGGGTACCCGGCCCGCGCCGAAGACCATCGCCGACGTACAGGCGGTGACCCCCGAGTCGACGGCCCTCTCCAAGGCCCTGAAGAAACGCGGCCTGCGCTTCATCGGCCCGACGACGGCGTACGCCCTGATGCAGGCGTGCGGTCTGGTCGACGACCACCTCGAAACCTGCGTGGCCCGGAAATCCCCGTAG